The following are from one region of the Hydrogenophaga sp. BPS33 genome:
- a CDS encoding FecR family protein, whose amino-acid sequence MTVANVFSNSSTDGDDPLRLREAALGWFVRRRDTAAWGRDDEAAFQSWLASDVRHAPAYAQCGQQWERLDGMPDDLMARMRRNLVRDKALMETLQAPAEDARPMAVASRRRFLQPATALAGVALMAGVGLLTWRHQQAKPVWVQAFQTGRGEQRSVRLPDGSTLRLDTATRVAVSYYRGQREVRLFDGQALFDVQADAARPFHLWAGPLRVTVVGTRFSVRHTPDLPGNAGVRVAVEHGKVRVARPDAFGEGNTPRWPGVLLTAGEQVASDARGVLEPVAAVPSGGIAPWQNQRVSFVDVPLGQALAELERYRPSGLRVRDPAVAALRLSGTFDPLNPQTLRIALPRVLPVRLSDSGDGETEVLLR is encoded by the coding sequence ATGACCGTGGCCAACGTTTTCAGCAACTCCTCCACCGACGGCGATGACCCCTTGCGTTTGCGCGAGGCGGCGCTGGGCTGGTTCGTGCGGCGGCGCGACACGGCCGCCTGGGGCCGAGACGACGAGGCCGCGTTCCAGTCATGGCTGGCGTCGGACGTGCGCCATGCCCCGGCTTATGCGCAGTGCGGCCAGCAATGGGAGCGCCTGGACGGCATGCCCGACGATCTCATGGCGCGGATGCGGCGCAACCTGGTGCGCGACAAGGCCTTGATGGAGACGCTCCAAGCACCGGCCGAGGACGCGCGACCCATGGCCGTGGCCTCGCGGCGGCGTTTCCTGCAGCCTGCCACCGCGCTGGCCGGTGTCGCGCTGATGGCCGGGGTGGGGCTGTTGACCTGGCGGCACCAGCAGGCCAAACCCGTCTGGGTGCAGGCGTTCCAGACCGGGCGCGGCGAGCAACGCAGCGTGCGCTTGCCCGACGGCTCCACGCTGCGACTGGACACTGCCACGCGTGTGGCCGTGTCCTACTACCGCGGGCAGCGCGAGGTCCGGCTGTTCGACGGACAGGCCTTGTTCGACGTGCAAGCGGATGCCGCGCGTCCTTTTCACCTGTGGGCCGGGCCCTTGCGCGTGACCGTGGTCGGCACGCGCTTCTCGGTGCGCCACACCCCCGATTTGCCGGGCAACGCCGGTGTGCGGGTGGCGGTGGAGCATGGCAAGGTCCGGGTGGCGCGCCCCGATGCCTTCGGCGAAGGCAACACGCCCCGGTGGCCCGGCGTGCTGTTGACTGCGGGGGAGCAGGTGGCCAGCGACGCGCGTGGCGTCCTGGAGCCGGTGGCCGCCGTGCCGTCGGGCGGCATCGCTCCGTGGCAGAACCAGCGCGTGAGCTTCGTGGACGTGCCGCTGGGCCAGGCGCTCGCGGAACTGGAGCGTTATCGGCCCAGTGGTTTGCGCGTGCGCGACCCCGCCGTGGCCGCCCTGCGGCTGTCGGGCACGTTCGATCCCTTGAATCCGCAAACCCTGCGCATCGCGCTGCCCCGGGTGTTGCCGGTGCGCTTGAGCGATAGCGGCGATGGCGAAACCGAGGTGCTGCTGCGCTGA
- a CDS encoding transcriptional regulator: MDHKLEFAQRLRDAMVSAGLEPRPSVLLNLFNARYWGRSVSFQGAARWLRGESIPEQDKLLVLAEILRVEPEVLRFGQAVRQRVQEQRKRWDEGLSYQEREVLDAFLNLPVPQRKIVREVILAFAQAHPARDGAAVA, translated from the coding sequence ATGGATCACAAGCTCGAATTTGCCCAAAGGCTGCGGGATGCGATGGTGTCGGCGGGCCTGGAGCCCAGGCCCAGCGTGCTGCTCAACTTGTTCAACGCGCGTTACTGGGGCCGTTCGGTGTCGTTCCAGGGGGCGGCCCGTTGGCTGCGCGGCGAGTCGATTCCCGAGCAGGACAAGCTGCTGGTGCTGGCCGAAATCCTGCGCGTGGAGCCCGAGGTGTTGCGCTTTGGCCAAGCGGTGCGTCAGCGTGTGCAGGAGCAACGCAAGCGATGGGACGAGGGCTTGAGTTACCAGGAGCGCGAGGTGCTGGACGCCTTCCTCAACCTGCCGGTGCCGCAGCGCAAGATCGTGCGTGAGGTGATCCTGGCATTTGCGCAGGCCCACCCGGCCAGGGACGGGGCTGCCGTGGCCTGA
- a CDS encoding LysR family transcriptional regulator, with protein sequence MDLNDTLVFVRVAQAGGFSAAARLLGMPVSTLSVRVSRLEQRLGVTLLQRTTRRLRLTEAGQAYLRQAARGLEEILQAEAQIDAGKHEAQGLLRLTLPIDMGDEQLLGILSAYRARHPGVSVELVFSDARLDLVEQGLDLALRAGELADSSLVARRIGQARWAPFAHPDYLKRAPPLRQPKDLAHHATLCFSPLGRDSWTLMRGKARATVPLRSAFAANDMRMIRQLALDAQGVALLPDYVCRREMSHGQLVSLLPGWHARTDPIHLVYPGQRFVPAKLRHFIDETVPALSALFSIPSHLEK encoded by the coding sequence ATGGACCTGAACGACACCCTGGTGTTCGTGCGCGTGGCGCAAGCCGGTGGTTTCAGTGCCGCCGCGCGCTTGCTGGGCATGCCGGTGTCCACGCTGAGCGTGCGCGTGTCGCGGCTGGAGCAGCGTCTGGGCGTCACGCTGTTGCAGCGCACCACGCGCCGCCTGCGCCTGACCGAAGCCGGTCAGGCCTACTTGCGCCAGGCCGCGCGCGGCCTGGAGGAAATTCTGCAGGCCGAGGCCCAGATCGACGCCGGCAAGCACGAAGCGCAGGGGCTGTTGCGCCTCACGCTCCCGATCGACATGGGCGATGAGCAGTTGCTAGGCATTCTGAGCGCCTACCGCGCGCGCCATCCGGGGGTGTCGGTCGAACTGGTGTTTTCCGATGCGCGCCTCGACCTGGTGGAGCAGGGCCTGGACCTTGCCCTGAGAGCCGGTGAACTGGCCGATTCCAGCCTGGTTGCGCGCCGCATCGGGCAGGCGCGCTGGGCACCGTTCGCCCACCCGGACTACCTGAAACGGGCGCCCCCTTTGCGCCAGCCCAAGGACCTCGCGCACCATGCCACGTTGTGCTTCAGCCCGCTGGGGCGCGACAGCTGGACCCTCATGCGCGGCAAGGCACGCGCCACCGTGCCTTTGCGCAGCGCCTTCGCGGCCAACGACATGCGGATGATCCGCCAGCTCGCGCTCGACGCACAAGGCGTGGCCTTGCTGCCGGACTACGTGTGCCGCCGCGAGATGAGTCATGGGCAGCTGGTGTCCTTGCTCCCGGGTTGGCACGCGCGCACGGACCCGATCCACCTCGTGTATCCGGGGCAGCGTTTTGTTCCCGCCAAGCTGCGCCACTTCATCGACGAAACCGTACCGGCCCTCTCGGCCTTGTTTTCAATCCCTTCGCACTTGGAAAAATAG
- the metH gene encoding methionine synthase: MLLSGLEPLRVEPGSLFVNVGERTNVTGSKAFARMILEGRFEDALAVARQQVENGAQIIDVNMDEAMLDSKAAMVRFLNLIAGEPDIARVPVMVDSSKWDVIEAGLRCVQGKGVVNSISMKEGLDEFRRQARLVKRYGAAAVVMAFDEKGQADTYERKIEICERAYRVLVDEVGFPPEDIIFDPNIFAIATGIEEHNNYAVDFINATRWIKQNLPGAKVSGGVSNVSFSFRGNDPVREAIHTVFLYHAIKAGMDMGIVNAGMVGVYDELEPELRERVEDVVLNRRPDAGERLVEVAESAKGSAKDDSKKNEWRALPIRERLKHALVRGINDCITEDTEEMWQEIKAGGGRPLNVIEGPLMDGMNVVGDLFGQGKMFLPQVVKSARVMKQAVAHLLPYIEEEKRQLEAAGGDVKSKGKIVIATVKGDVHDIGKNIVTVVLQCNNYEVVNMGVMVPCHEILAMAKAEGADIVGLSGLITPSLEEMQYVAGEMQKDEHFRGKGIPLLIGGATTSRVHTAVKIAPHYDGPVVYVPDASRSVSVAQGLLSDQAAAYIAEVNADYERVRTQHANKKQVPLWPLEKARANKTPIDWAAFTPQSPKFIGRRVFKNFDLHEIAKYIDWGPFFQTWDLAGPFPEILKDEIVGEEARRVFSDGKRMLQRVIEGRWLSASAVVGLYPANSVRDDDIELYTDESRSEVALTWHGLRQQTEKHEFEGVMRPSRCLADFVAPKGVANDYVGMFAVTAGLGVEKKEKQFIDDLDDYSAIMLKAIADRMAEALAECMHHRVRTDLWGYVADEALSNEELIKEKYQGIRPAPGYPACPDHSVKRPMFELLQCEDIGMGLTESLAMTPAASVSGFYLAHPQSTYFNVGKIADDQVADLAARSAVAREELQRWLAPNL, translated from the coding sequence ATGCTGCTCTCCGGCCTGGAGCCGTTGCGCGTGGAACCGGGCAGCCTGTTCGTGAACGTGGGCGAGCGCACCAACGTCACCGGCTCCAAGGCCTTCGCCCGCATGATCCTGGAAGGCCGCTTCGAAGACGCGCTGGCTGTGGCGCGCCAGCAGGTGGAAAACGGCGCGCAGATCATCGACGTCAACATGGACGAGGCCATGCTCGACAGCAAGGCCGCGATGGTGCGATTTCTCAACCTGATCGCTGGCGAGCCCGACATCGCGCGCGTGCCGGTGATGGTGGACTCCTCCAAGTGGGACGTGATCGAAGCCGGCTTGCGCTGCGTGCAAGGCAAGGGCGTCGTCAACTCGATCTCCATGAAAGAGGGGCTGGACGAGTTCAGGCGCCAGGCGCGCCTGGTCAAGCGCTACGGAGCAGCCGCCGTCGTGATGGCCTTTGACGAAAAAGGCCAGGCCGATACCTACGAGCGCAAGATCGAGATCTGCGAGCGCGCCTACCGCGTGCTGGTGGACGAGGTGGGCTTCCCGCCCGAAGACATCATCTTCGACCCCAACATCTTTGCCATTGCCACCGGCATCGAAGAGCACAACAACTACGCGGTCGACTTCATCAACGCCACGCGCTGGATCAAGCAGAACCTGCCCGGCGCGAAAGTCAGCGGTGGGGTGTCCAATGTGTCGTTCAGCTTCCGCGGCAACGATCCGGTGCGCGAAGCCATCCACACCGTGTTCCTGTACCACGCCATCAAGGCCGGTATGGACATGGGCATCGTGAATGCCGGCATGGTCGGCGTGTACGACGAATTGGAGCCTGAGCTGCGCGAGCGCGTGGAAGACGTGGTGCTCAACCGCCGGCCCGACGCGGGCGAGCGCCTGGTGGAGGTGGCCGAGAGCGCCAAGGGCTCGGCCAAGGACGACAGCAAGAAGAACGAATGGCGCGCGCTGCCGATCCGCGAGCGCCTCAAGCATGCGCTGGTGCGCGGCATCAACGACTGCATCACCGAAGACACGGAAGAGATGTGGCAGGAGATCAAGGCCGGTGGCGGCCGCCCGCTCAACGTGATCGAAGGCCCGCTGATGGATGGCATGAACGTGGTCGGCGACCTGTTCGGCCAGGGCAAGATGTTCCTGCCGCAAGTGGTCAAGAGCGCGCGCGTGATGAAACAGGCCGTGGCCCACCTGTTGCCCTACATCGAGGAAGAGAAGCGCCAGCTCGAAGCGGCGGGTGGCGATGTGAAGTCCAAGGGCAAGATCGTGATCGCCACGGTCAAGGGTGACGTGCACGACATCGGCAAGAACATCGTCACCGTGGTGCTCCAGTGCAACAACTACGAAGTGGTGAACATGGGCGTGATGGTGCCCTGCCACGAAATCCTCGCCATGGCCAAGGCCGAGGGCGCCGATATCGTGGGCCTCTCGGGTCTCATCACGCCCAGCCTGGAGGAAATGCAGTACGTGGCCGGCGAGATGCAGAAGGACGAGCACTTCCGTGGCAAGGGCATCCCGCTGCTCATCGGCGGCGCCACCACCAGCCGCGTGCACACCGCGGTGAAGATCGCGCCGCACTACGACGGCCCGGTGGTCTACGTGCCCGATGCCTCGCGCAGCGTGAGCGTGGCGCAGGGGCTGCTGTCGGACCAGGCGGCGGCGTACATTGCCGAAGTCAACGCCGACTACGAGCGCGTGCGCACACAGCACGCCAACAAGAAACAGGTGCCGCTGTGGCCGCTGGAGAAGGCGCGCGCCAACAAGACGCCGATCGACTGGGCCGCCTTCACGCCGCAGAGCCCCAAGTTCATCGGCCGGCGCGTGTTCAAGAACTTCGACCTCCACGAGATCGCGAAGTACATCGACTGGGGGCCGTTCTTCCAGACCTGGGACCTCGCCGGCCCCTTCCCCGAGATCCTCAAGGACGAGATCGTGGGCGAAGAAGCGCGGCGCGTCTTCAGCGATGGCAAGCGCATGCTGCAGCGCGTGATCGAAGGCCGTTGGCTCAGCGCGAGCGCCGTGGTGGGCCTGTACCCAGCCAACAGCGTGCGCGACGACGACATCGAGCTCTATACCGACGAGAGCCGCAGCGAGGTCGCGCTGACCTGGCACGGCCTGCGCCAGCAGACCGAGAAACACGAGTTCGAAGGCGTGATGCGGCCCAGCCGCTGCCTGGCCGACTTCGTCGCGCCCAAGGGCGTGGCCAACGACTACGTGGGCATGTTCGCGGTCACCGCCGGCCTGGGCGTAGAGAAGAAGGAAAAGCAGTTCATCGACGACCTCGACGACTACTCCGCCATCATGCTCAAGGCGATTGCCGATCGCATGGCCGAGGCGCTGGCCGAGTGCATGCACCACCGCGTGCGCACCGATCTCTGGGGCTATGTGGCCGATGAGGCGCTGAGCAACGAAGAGCTGATCAAGGAGAAATACCAGGGCATCCGCCCGGCGCCGGGCTACCCGGCTTGCCCGGACCACTCGGTCAAGCGCCCGATGTTCGAGCTGCTGCAGTGCGAGGACATCGGCATGGGCCTGACCGAAAGCCTGGCCATGACGCCCGCGGCCAGCGTGAGCGGGTTTTACCTGGCGCACCCGCAGAGCACCTACTTCAACGTCGGCAAGATCGCGGACGATCAGGTCGCCGATCTGGCCGCGCGCAGCGCGGTGGCGCGCGAGGAACTGCAGCGCTGGTTGGCGCCGAATCTGTGA
- a CDS encoding RNA methyltransferase produces MRIEHLRQRLRALGANPRHEQRVLRLWSQALPQDAGRREIAHFLPARLVAALPALADELAALARVQSVHPGQDGSARLLVALADGQTVESVLLPRDGLCVSTQVGCAVGCVFCMTGKSGLVRQVGSAEIVAQVALARGRRRVKRVVFMGMGEPAHNLDNVLEAIDLLGTVGNIGHKNLVFSTVGDPRVFEALPRGRVKPALALSLHTTRAELREQLLPRAPRMSPQELVAAGEAYARTTGYPIQYQWTLLAGINDGDGDIEDVARLLHGKYAILNMIPYNTVDDLPYQRPSAERASAIARRLHQRGVLTKLRQSAGQDVEGGCGQLRARAERPARRVIPVHPG; encoded by the coding sequence ATGCGCATCGAACACCTTCGCCAACGCCTGCGCGCGCTCGGCGCCAATCCCCGCCATGAACAGCGCGTGCTGCGCCTGTGGTCGCAAGCCCTGCCGCAGGACGCGGGCCGGCGCGAGATCGCGCATTTCTTGCCGGCCAGGCTGGTGGCGGCCTTGCCCGCGCTGGCCGACGAACTCGCCGCTCTGGCGCGGGTGCAATCCGTGCATCCGGGCCAGGACGGCTCGGCGCGGCTGCTGGTGGCGTTGGCCGATGGCCAGACCGTGGAGAGCGTGCTGCTGCCGCGCGACGGCCTGTGTGTGTCCACCCAGGTCGGCTGTGCGGTGGGCTGTGTGTTCTGCATGACCGGCAAGAGCGGTCTGGTGCGCCAGGTCGGCAGCGCCGAGATCGTGGCGCAAGTGGCGCTTGCGCGCGGCCGCCGCCGGGTGAAGAGGGTGGTGTTCATGGGCATGGGCGAGCCCGCGCACAACCTGGACAACGTGCTCGAGGCGATCGACCTGCTCGGCACGGTGGGCAACATCGGCCACAAGAACCTGGTGTTCTCCACCGTGGGCGATCCGCGCGTATTCGAGGCGCTGCCGCGCGGCCGCGTCAAGCCTGCATTGGCACTCTCGCTGCACACCACCCGGGCCGAATTGCGCGAACAGCTGCTGCCGCGAGCGCCCCGCATGAGCCCGCAGGAGCTGGTGGCCGCTGGCGAAGCGTACGCGCGCACCACCGGTTATCCGATTCAATACCAGTGGACCTTGCTCGCGGGCATCAACGACGGCGACGGCGACATCGAGGACGTGGCACGCTTGCTGCACGGCAAGTACGCCATCCTCAACATGATCCCGTACAACACGGTCGACGACCTGCCCTACCAGCGCCCGAGCGCGGAACGCGCCAGTGCCATCGCGCGGCGCCTGCACCAGCGCGGCGTGCTCACCAAGCTGCGCCAGTCGGCCGGGCAGGACGTGGAGGGCGGTTGCGGGCAACTGCGCGCGCGGGCCGAGCGGCCGGCGCGCCGGGTGATTCCCGTTCATCCCGGGTAG
- a CDS encoding pirin family protein, protein MKTVSFIQRSAGGHWVGDGFPVRSIFSYNSAPERFSPFLLLDYGGPTRFDPTAKQRGVGQHPHRGFETVTIVYDGEVSHRDSSGGGGTIGPGEVQWMTAAAGIVHEEYHGERFAKEGGAFEMVQLWVNLPARDKMAAPGYQGITRDQIPQVDLPDGAGTARIIAGELLGAQGPARTFTPMQVWDLRLKAGHTLTLPAAEGHTTAPFVLRGRLRLADGQEVTAAQMAVHSRDGQDVRVEVLEDTTVLWLVGEPIDEPVVGYGPFVMNSEAEIHQAFADFQSGKMGRITATA, encoded by the coding sequence ATGAAAACCGTGTCCTTCATCCAACGCAGCGCCGGCGGCCACTGGGTCGGCGACGGCTTTCCCGTGCGCAGCATCTTTTCGTACAACAGCGCGCCCGAACGGTTCTCGCCGTTTCTACTGCTCGACTACGGCGGACCCACGCGCTTCGATCCGACCGCGAAACAGCGCGGCGTGGGCCAGCACCCGCACCGCGGCTTCGAGACCGTGACCATCGTCTACGACGGTGAAGTCTCGCACCGCGACTCCAGCGGTGGTGGCGGCACCATCGGCCCCGGAGAGGTGCAGTGGATGACGGCGGCCGCCGGCATCGTGCACGAGGAGTACCACGGCGAGCGTTTCGCGAAGGAAGGTGGCGCGTTCGAAATGGTGCAGTTGTGGGTGAACCTGCCGGCGCGCGACAAGATGGCGGCACCAGGCTACCAGGGCATCACGCGCGACCAGATTCCGCAGGTCGACCTGCCCGATGGGGCCGGCACGGCGCGCATCATCGCTGGCGAGTTGCTGGGCGCCCAGGGCCCGGCCCGCACCTTCACGCCCATGCAGGTGTGGGACTTGCGCCTGAAGGCCGGCCACACGCTGACACTGCCTGCCGCCGAAGGCCACACCACCGCGCCCTTCGTGCTGCGTGGCCGCCTGCGCCTGGCCGACGGCCAGGAAGTGACGGCCGCGCAGATGGCGGTGCATTCGCGCGATGGCCAGGACGTGCGCGTCGAGGTTCTGGAAGACACCACCGTGCTGTGGCTGGTCGGCGAGCCGATCGACGAGCCGGTGGTGGGGTACGGTCCGTTCGTGATGAACAGCGAGGCCGAGATCCACCAGGCCTTTGCCGACTTCCAGAGTGGCAAGATGGGCCGCATCACGGCGACCGCCTGA
- a CDS encoding sigma-70 family RNA polymerase sigma factor → MFDHYYRELFNFLALKLRDRDAAADLAQESFARVYAAQRSGTAIRDPRALLYRIARNLLTDRYRRHAVRAGADAAAPLDEDADRRGFDVDEQAGPAALEPETALAVRQRFEAIAAIVDSLPPRCREAFILVKFDGLSHAEAAIRMGIAVKTVEMQVQIALNACWDRLDALERGAQRGGSERPRRERGRKPEP, encoded by the coding sequence GTGTTCGACCACTACTACCGCGAACTGTTCAACTTCCTGGCGCTCAAGCTGCGGGACCGCGACGCCGCGGCCGACCTGGCGCAGGAAAGTTTTGCCCGTGTGTATGCGGCGCAACGTTCGGGCACGGCGATCCGCGACCCCCGTGCGCTGCTCTACAGGATCGCGCGCAATCTCCTGACCGATCGTTACCGCCGCCACGCGGTGCGCGCGGGGGCGGACGCCGCCGCACCGTTGGACGAAGACGCGGACCGTCGCGGCTTCGATGTCGACGAACAGGCCGGCCCGGCCGCCCTGGAGCCGGAAACGGCCCTGGCCGTGCGTCAGCGCTTCGAGGCCATCGCGGCGATCGTGGACAGCCTGCCGCCGCGCTGTCGCGAAGCCTTTATCTTGGTGAAGTTCGATGGCTTGAGCCACGCCGAAGCGGCGATCCGGATGGGCATCGCCGTCAAGACGGTGGAGATGCAGGTGCAGATCGCGTTGAATGCTTGCTGGGACCGACTGGATGCGCTTGAGCGGGGCGCTCAGCGCGGCGGCAGCGAGCGCCCGCGCCGAGAGCGGGGCCGCAAGCCCGAGCCTTGA
- a CDS encoding TonB-dependent siderophore receptor encodes MNRLSMRPLPLALVLAIAFSAPALHAQTGGGTPVQIRIAAQPLAQALNDWARQTGLQLVVQQSAVAGKNAPAISGPLSPRQALDRLLEGSGLSGRFEGRLVTIEPVPRAGEATTLGTVTVTAQAERSSTTEGSGSFAVRAVSINKGDQALKDIPQSVSVLTRTQLDEQGITDLKVAANNITGMVGAKGVGQGMVLSARGFQIDAWQYDGVPIPRNNYALGNWGIEGLVFYDRLEVLRGSSGLLQGTGSPGGAVNLVRKRGQAERTVALTARAGSWGRYGLQLDAGGPLNAEGTLRGRVVVDQANSHSFVDYVNDHTRSLYAALDVDISPDTTVGLGVSDSDSRGRPMIRGLPRYPDGQDLGLDRSTYVGAWWNRAHIKQTVLYADLDHRFNPDWKLKVSAMRMSEKNTSVHQRMHGNVAADGSGLIYANWATDFDSTKLGLDAYVNGRFQALGLRHDVTAGANYSKYTSNDMHARTFTPGGNIFDIDHDRPWQDLATIMAAGGVQTRPVYDVRQRGLYGSWRARLTEPLTAILGARVSWYDYLYRVPASNTQTVITASGEVTPYAGLVYALTPRWSAYGSVTSVFEPQSARTVAGQVLEPIVGTNHEVGIKGELMDGRLNTSLAVFRYDHKNRGVNDTASGFACDGWYCSIASGKVRSQGYEAEVSGEVARGLQMMLGYTRNTTKFLSDPVNQGKVFSTWTPKHMLRAWASYQLPGDWSRVNVGGGVTIQSHTLGYDRSFKVPGFDVWNMRVAYQVTPEVMLSMNLNNVFDKRYWIPGFAEQNGNNDFGEPRNVMFTLKYTPRW; translated from the coding sequence ATGAACCGCCTTTCGATGCGGCCGCTGCCGCTCGCCCTCGTATTGGCCATTGCCTTCAGTGCCCCGGCCCTGCACGCACAGACCGGTGGCGGCACGCCGGTGCAGATCCGCATTGCCGCCCAGCCGCTGGCGCAGGCCTTGAACGACTGGGCGCGGCAGACCGGCCTGCAGCTGGTGGTGCAGCAAAGTGCCGTGGCAGGTAAAAACGCGCCCGCGATCTCGGGCCCCCTGAGCCCGCGCCAGGCGCTCGATCGGTTGCTGGAGGGCAGCGGGCTGTCCGGCCGTTTCGAGGGCCGTCTGGTGACGATCGAGCCTGTGCCCCGCGCAGGCGAGGCCACCACGCTGGGCACCGTGACGGTGACCGCCCAGGCCGAGCGCAGCAGCACCACCGAAGGCAGCGGCTCGTTCGCCGTGCGTGCGGTGAGCATCAACAAGGGCGATCAGGCGCTCAAGGACATCCCGCAATCGGTCAGCGTGCTCACGCGCACGCAGCTGGACGAGCAGGGCATCACCGATCTGAAAGTGGCGGCCAACAACATCACCGGCATGGTGGGCGCCAAGGGCGTGGGTCAGGGCATGGTGTTGTCCGCCCGTGGTTTCCAGATCGACGCCTGGCAGTACGACGGGGTGCCGATCCCCCGCAACAATTACGCCCTGGGCAACTGGGGCATTGAGGGCCTGGTGTTCTACGACCGCCTCGAGGTCCTGCGCGGTTCATCGGGTCTGCTGCAGGGCACGGGCAGCCCGGGTGGCGCTGTCAATCTGGTGCGCAAGCGCGGGCAGGCGGAGAGGACCGTCGCGCTGACCGCGCGCGCCGGGTCGTGGGGCCGCTATGGCCTGCAGCTGGATGCGGGAGGGCCGCTCAATGCGGAGGGCACGCTGCGCGGGCGCGTGGTGGTGGACCAGGCCAACAGCCATTCCTTCGTCGATTACGTCAACGACCACACGCGTTCCCTGTACGCCGCGTTGGACGTCGACATCAGCCCCGACACCACGGTCGGCCTGGGTGTGAGCGATTCGGACAGCCGGGGTCGGCCGATGATCCGGGGCTTGCCGCGCTATCCCGACGGACAGGATCTGGGCCTGGACCGCTCCACGTATGTGGGCGCCTGGTGGAACCGCGCCCATATCAAGCAGACCGTCCTGTACGCCGATCTGGACCACCGCTTCAATCCCGACTGGAAGCTCAAGGTCTCGGCGATGCGCATGAGCGAAAAGAACACCTCGGTGCACCAGCGCATGCACGGCAACGTGGCGGCAGACGGCAGCGGGCTCATCTACGCCAACTGGGCGACCGATTTCGACTCCACCAAGCTGGGGCTCGACGCCTACGTCAACGGCCGCTTCCAGGCGCTGGGGCTGCGCCACGATGTCACCGCGGGCGCGAACTACTCGAAGTACACGTCGAACGACATGCACGCACGCACGTTCACACCGGGCGGAAACATCTTCGACATCGACCACGACCGTCCCTGGCAGGATCTCGCGACCATCATGGCCGCCGGGGGCGTGCAGACCCGCCCGGTGTACGACGTGCGGCAGCGTGGCCTCTACGGCAGCTGGCGCGCCCGACTGACCGAGCCGCTGACCGCCATCCTGGGGGCGCGCGTGAGCTGGTACGACTACCTCTACCGCGTGCCGGCGAGCAATACACAGACCGTCATTACCGCGTCGGGTGAGGTCACGCCCTATGCAGGACTGGTCTACGCGCTGACACCGCGGTGGTCGGCCTACGGCAGCGTCACAAGCGTGTTCGAACCGCAATCCGCCCGCACGGTGGCGGGCCAGGTGCTCGAACCGATCGTCGGCACGAACCATGAGGTCGGCATCAAGGGCGAGCTCATGGACGGGCGCCTGAACACCTCGCTCGCGGTGTTCCGCTACGACCACAAGAACCGCGGCGTCAACGATACCGCTTCCGGTTTCGCCTGCGATGGCTGGTACTGCTCCATCGCCTCGGGCAAGGTGCGCAGCCAGGGCTACGAGGCCGAGGTCAGCGGCGAGGTGGCGCGCGGCCTGCAGATGATGCTCGGCTACACCCGCAACACCACCAAGTTTCTCTCCGATCCGGTGAACCAGGGCAAGGTGTTCAGCACCTGGACGCCCAAACACATGCTGCGCGCCTGGGCCTCGTACCAACTGCCCGGCGACTGGAGCCGGGTCAACGTCGGTGGGGGCGTCACCATCCAGAGCCACACGCTGGGCTACGACCGCTCGTTCAAGGTGCCTGGCTTCGATGTGTGGAACATGCGCGTGGCCTACCAGGTCACGCCGGAGGTGATGCTGTCCATGAACCTCAACAACGTGTTCGACAAGCGCTACTGGATCCCGGGCTTCGCCGAGCAGAACGGCAACAACGATTTCGGCGAGCCGCGCAACGTGATGTTCACCCTGAAGTACACCCCGCGCTGGTGA